TTCCTTAACTCATCGATCAGATTATCTATTATAGACAGAGCCGACTCAACACGTTATGAGGCCTAAAGCGAAATTATTAGATAAggcattttcaaaatttaataaataaattactaatattttatttaataattatataaattttttttaacaaaattaatgacattttcaaatctattttctctatatttttcaaataatgaaataagacatttcaacgGTTATAAGGCAACATCAGACACTCATGTaaaattttccatattttagttgaagaagaaaataatgtgTATATAGTGTACCACTCACGTAActcatgttaacaatatgttcacTATTTATATCTCTCCATTTATAACTAGTATTTCTCGTATTAATGATGCATTCACCTTTTATCTcatgattatttaatttataattaatatttctctcatctgtcttaattaaccaatttagttgtactgagataagtattaaataatttgtaataaaaacaaaatattttatttaatttatataaaattttatcaaaattagttttaagaatattaaaatgtgagactttttttatagataaaaaaatatttgagaccttttttttttaagtaaaaaattttgtttttttagagaGGCCTAAAGCGCTTGTTTGAGTGGCCTTACCCTTAGACCTGCTCTGATCATATACAAGCCTTCCTGATAACAAACAATGTGTTGTTCAATTCTTCACATCATACATGTATAGATTATCATGATCGCTAGATTCAAGAGTCTATAAATTAGAACCaacattaatatttcaaaaaacaacACATACATTAAGTTGAGTAGTGACTCCTTAATGCATGCCATGGAAGTTCAACTTTCCTTTGTTCTTATTCCATTCTTTGTGTTGTTACTTGTGCATTGGCTTACAAAACATTACAAGCCAAAAACCATTGCTTACAAATTGCCCCCTGGTCCAAGAAAGTTACCCCTTATTGGAAACCTCCATCAACTAGCATTTGCATCCAAACTTCCACATCATGCTCTCAAAATACTTTCACACAAATATGGACCTCTCATGCACTTACAACTTGGTGAAATTTCTACAGTTGTTGTTTCATCTCCCAAGTTGGCCAAAGAAGTCATGAAAACACATGATGTTGTTTTTGCTAATAGACCAAAACTTCTTTCACCTCAAATTTTGGCTTATGGTTTCAAAGATATTGTATTTTCTCCATATGGTGATTATTGGAGacaaatgagaaaaatatgTGTCTTAGAGGTTCTTAGTGTCAAAAGGGTCCAATCATTTTCTTATATTAGAGAAGATGAgacaacaaaattcataaaatcaattaaatcatTTTCAGGCTCAACGATTAATCTCACAAGTAGAATATTTTCAGtgataaattcaattatttcaAGAGCAGCATTTGGTGATAAATCAGAGGATCAAGATGAATTTGTGAGTTTGATTAGAAAAGCAATAGCAATGTCAGGAGGACTTGAGCTTGATGATTTGTTTCCTTCAATGAAACCTATAAATATACTAACGGGGATGAAatcaaaatttgagaaaattcaTAAACGTATAGACAAAATCTTAGACAATGTTATAagaaaacatgaagaaaagagAACAATAACAAAAGATGAGAAGAAGATTGAAGCAGAGAAGGAAGATCTTGTGGATGTTCTTTTGAGAGTTCAACAAAGTGGCAGCCTTGATATTCAAATGACAATAAATAACATCAAAGCTGTGATTTGggtaagtaattaattatcaCTTAACTCATAATTTGTTTTATGAATTGTactagaaatataaataaaatgtatatatatgttgatCCAGGACATATTTGTAGCTGGAACTGATACATCATCAACAACAATAGAGTGGAGTATGTCAGAAATGATGAAAAATCCAAGAGTGAGGGATAAGGCACAAGCTGAATTAAGACAAGCATTCAGAGGAAAGGACAAAATATGTGAAAGTGATATGCATCAACTTACTTACTTAAATTTAGTAATCAAAGAAACATTGAGATTACATCCACCTTCTCCTTTGTTGGTCCCTAGAGAATGCTATGAATTAACCAATATTGATGGATATGACATTCCAAAAAAGactataattttgataaatgcATGGACAAAAGGAAGAGATCCTCAATATTGGAGTGATGCTGAGAGGTTTATTCCTGAGAGATTTGATGGtagttttattgatttcaaaGGGAACAATTTTGAGTATATTCCTTTTGGAGCTGGAAGGAGAATGTGTCCTGGCATGTCATTTGGTTTAGCAAGTGTTATGTTTCCTTTGGCTCTATTACTTTATCACTTCAATTGGGAACTTCCAAATCATATGAAACCTGATCATTTTGATATGATTGAACATTTTGGAATGACAGTTGGAAGGAAAAATGAATTGTGTTTGATTCCAACTGTTTATGATGTCTAAGTATCTTTGATGTCAACTATATGTCATGTTATTTCAGaaataaaagttgaattttggtAATTGGATACAATGATACAAATCGAGATAATAAATGTTGTAGTATTTGGCCACTGAAACCTTTGTGATCACTATAGTTCACATTTTCATGCACatgaaataaaagttttattttctttaatttcaaTCCCAAGATTACATACTCTAGACTTTACAATAAAGTTATTGAATTGATCTATAAATCATAAATGGTATATAACACCTttgtgaataaataaataaattataaatggtAAATAACTTATTAGTTATTACTTCTTACACTAACCTCTATCTTTGtattaaatacataatttttttttggcttaattgcagatTTGGTTCCTTATTTTAGCTGattcgcaaaagtagtccccccattttgtttgtccccagttttggtccctcaaacaaaattttggtccaaaatttgatgaatttttttttttttttgcatttatttaagttacATCATGTctcaaaatctcatttgcaacaattgtacctagaatctatgattataaatggtgtaatacgactttaaaaaatgaaacttcattaagtttttgaccaaaattctgtttggggaccagaactggggagaaacaaaatgggaggactacttttgcgattcagctaaaatagggggactaaaactgcaattaagcctttttttttaatcatataatctTTTGTGCTTCGAATATTCCTATAACCTTTTGTGTTTTTAATTATCCCTAGGAGAAATATCCCTTTATTTGGAAAACAATTTTCTCCTAAAATTTAAAACCACCGAAAGATGTTTTATAATTCCGTAAAAAAaagctaattttattttaacgaACACATTATCATTAATGGTCATTGATCAGCTCTAACTACCACATATCATCACCACTCTTACCACATTCGACTGCAACTTTGATGGCCACCACTCTCACCACCATTAGCTACTACTATCTTTGATCATTTCAATATTTGATGACCACCACtctgttgggaaaaaccagagataattagcgataattatctcaataatgcggaatatttttcccccacctgtgcagataaatggcaaaacagaaaatacaattccaagagcaataataattggcagaaaattatatatgagacaaacgcaattttttaacgcggaaaacttccctcaaaaaccacgggacctagtccagtaaaaacttccactataataattaatgggtacaccaagagtcttcctaataacaataaggaatatcaatcaacaataacaacgttccctataacaaccttataacaaccttccactaaagtgggtatgccaaaatAACTCTCAGAGAACATAAAacaactcaaattatatattaaaataacaaactcagtggtaggaataacatactaaatttgtagttcaagcggagcaagtttgctacacaccttaCCACCACTGGaatcaaacccttatttttcttctctggcaacagttcttcttccgttgtctTTCTGTATTATATTCTTAGGAATTTCTAAATCTctttttattaccttcaagtgggccaaacccattaaaatccttttttttttctttttctttttatttcaataataataataataatactagtaaaattggtgggttccacttggggagtgagcccacccaacaaatctccccctcacgactcaagtgggaaggtactgctcaaccatgccagctttctttctgcaacatatcatcttcgacacaggcaANNNNNNNNNNNNNNNNNNNNNNNNNNNNNNNNNNNNNNNNNNNNNNNNNNNNNNNNNNNNNNNNNNNNNNNNNNNNNNNNNNNNNNNNNNNNNNNNNNNNNNNNNNNNNNNNNNNNNNNNNNNNNNNNNNNNNNNNNNNNNNNNNNNNNNNNNNNNNNNNNNNNNNNNNNNNNNNNNNNNNNNNNNNNNNNNNNNNNNNNNNNNNNNNNNNNNNNNNNNNNNNNNNNNNNNNNNNNNNNNNNNNNNNNNNNNNNNNNNNNNNNNNNNNNNNNNNNNNNNNNNNNNNNNNNNNNNNNNNNNNNNNNNNNNNNNNNNNNNNNNNNNNNNNNNNNNNNNNNNNNNNNNNNNNNNNNNNNNNNNNNNNNNNNNNNNNNNNNNNNNNNNNNNNNNNNNNNNNNNNNNNNNNNNNNNNNNNNNNNNNNNNNNNNNNNNNNNNNNNNNNNNNNNNNNNNNNNNNNNNNNNNNNNNNNNNNNNNNNNNNNNNNNNNNNNNNNNNNNNNNNNNNNNNNNNNNNNNNNNNNNNNNNNNNNNNNNNNNNNNNNNNNNNNNNNNNNNNNNNNNNNNNNNNNNNNNNNNNNNNNNNNNNNNNNNNNNNNNNNNNNNNNNNNNNNNNNNNNNNNNNNNNNNNNNNNNNNNNNNNNNNNNNNNNNNNNNNNNNNNNNNNNNNNNNNNNNNNNNNNNNNNNNNNNNNNNNNNNNNNNNNNNNNNNNNNNNNNNNNNNNNNNNNNNNNNNNNNNNNNNNNNNNNNNNNNNNNNNNNNNNNNNNNNNNNNNNNNNNNNNNNNNNNNNNNNNNNNNNNNNNNNNNNNNNNNNNNNNNNNNNNNNNNNNNNNNNNNNNNNNNNNNNNNNNNNNNNNNNNNNNNNNNNNNNNNNNNNNNNNNNNNNNNNNNNNNNNNNNNNNNNNNNNNNNNNNNNNNNNNNNNNNNNNNNNNNNNNNNNNNNNNNNNNNNNNNNNNNNNNNNNNNNNNNNNNNNNNNNNNNNNNNNNNNNNNNNNNNNNNNNNNNNNNNNNNNNNNNNNNNNNNNNNNNNNNNNNNNNNNNNNNNNNNNNNNNNNNNNNNNNNNNNNNNNNNNNNNNNNNNNNNNNNNNNNNNNNNNNNNNNNNNNNNNNNNNNNNNNNNNNNNNNNNNNNNNNNNNNNNNNNNNNNNNNNNNNNNNNNNNNNNNNNNNNNNNNNNNNNNNNNNNNNNNNNNNNNNNNNNNNNNNNNNNNNNNNNNNNNNNNNNNNNNNNNNNNNNNNNNNNNNNNNNNNNNNNNNNNNNNNNNNNNNNNNNNNNNNNNNNNNNNNNNNNNNNNNNNNNNNNNNNNNNNNNNNNNNNNNNNNNNNNNNNNNNNNNNNNNNNNNNNNNNNNNNNNNNNNNNNNNNNNNNNNNNNNNNNNNNNNNNNNNNNNNNNNNNNNNNNNNNNNNNNNNNNNNNNNNNNNNNNNNNNNNNNNNNNNNNNNNNNNNNNNNNNNNNNNNNNNNNNNNNNNNNNNNNNNNNNNNNNNNNNNNNNNNNNNNNNNNNNNNNNNNNNNNNNNNNNNNNNNNNNNNNNNNNNNNNNNNNNNNNNNNNNNNNNNNNNNNNNNNNNNNNNNNNNNNNNNNNNNNNNNNNNNNNNNNNNNNNNNNNNNNNNNNNNNNNNNNNNNNNNNNNNNNNNNNNNNNNNNNNNNNNNNNNNNNNNNNNNNNNNNNNNNNNNNNNNNNNNNNNNNNNNNNNNNNNNNNNNNNNNNNNNNNNNNNNNNNNNNNNNNNNNNNNNNNNNNNNNNNNNNNNNNNNNNNNNNNNNNNNNNNNNNNNNNNNNNNNNNNNNNNNNNNNNNNNNNNNNNNNNNNNNNNNNNNNNNNNNNNNNNNNNNNNNNNNNNNNNNNNNNNNNNNNNNNNNNNNNNNNNNNNNNNNNNNNNNNNNNNNNNNNNNNNNNNNNNNNNNNNNNNNNNNNNNNNNNNNNNNNNNNNNNNNNNNNNNNNNNNNNNNNNNNNNNNNNNNNNNNNNNNNNNNNNNNNNNNNNNNNNNNNNNNNNNNNNNNNNNNNGTggtcatcaataaaagtaacaaaatatgatgcaccaccaagagatttactatccatcatacaaacatcagtatgaactaaatcaagaatattttgcctcctatgaggaccagtattatgaaaagaaactctatgttgttttccggcaaaacaatgagtgcaagtttttagagacgtacctttcacaagaagaaagtttttcttcgcaagtatgttgagtcctttctcactcaagtgatcaaggcgcatatgccataaatcagaagatgcatcttcaattgcattcacttcttccttgcatagcttcgtaggcatcctatagagagaagtggaactttACTCCTTcgcaaccactagggaccctttagtgattttacatataccaccaccaccaaagaaagtgtgataaccatcaatatccaaggctttcaccgaaatcaaattgagacgaatatcaggaacgtgtctaacattcttcaattgaagcttgtaACCAATCCcaatttcaacccaaacatcttccataccgataattttacatactccttcatctcccaattttaccatgccaaaatcaccagcactgtaagatgagaagaaatcacgcctaggagtaacatgatatgaggcacccgaatcaataatccaagttgaatcctgacatgcaaggtttatggaattatcatcacaaacaatgtagacattattaacagatgGAACTATTTTTtcaaacctgattccatgttctctacaatactcttcaaatggacctctgtattcgccaccgttatccgatcgaacacatttcaatttccttcccttttctctttcaacacttgcatgaaagggcttgaagactccaaataccggatctttagatttcaaaggaaaggcccacacttttctagagtggtcgtcaataaaag
This region of Cicer arietinum cultivar CDC Frontier isolate Library 1 chromosome 8, Cicar.CDCFrontier_v2.0, whole genome shotgun sequence genomic DNA includes:
- the LOC101514422 gene encoding cytochrome P450 71D8-like codes for the protein MHAMEVQLSFVLIPFFVLLLVHWLTKHYKPKTIAYKLPPGPRKLPLIGNLHQLAFASKLPHHALKILSHKYGPLMHLQLGEISTVVVSSPKLAKEVMKTHDVVFANRPKLLSPQILAYGFKDIVFSPYGDYWRQMRKICVLEVLSVKRVQSFSYIREDETTKFIKSIKSFSGSTINLTSRIFSVINSIISRAAFGDKSEDQDEFVSLIRKAIAMSGGLELDDLFPSMKPINILTGMKSKFEKIHKRIDKILDNVIRKHEEKRTITKDEKKIEAEKEDLVDVLLRVQQSGSLDIQMTINNIKAVIWDIFVAGTDTSSTTIEWSMSEMMKNPRVRDKAQAELRQAFRGKDKICESDMHQLTYLNLVIKETLRLHPPSPLLVPRECYELTNIDGYDIPKKTIILINAWTKGRDPQYWSDAERFIPERFDGSFIDFKGNNFEYIPFGAGRRMCPGMSFGLASVMFPLALLLYHFNWELPNHMKPDHFDMIEHFGMTVGRKNELCLIPTVYDV